A genome region from Populus alba chromosome 3, ASM523922v2, whole genome shotgun sequence includes the following:
- the LOC118038052 gene encoding dynein light chain 1, cytoplasmic, with protein sequence MLEGKALIEDTDMPLKMQIQAMASASQALDLYDVLDCKSVASHIKKEFDLRYGGGWQCVVGSNFGCFFTHSKGTFIYFTLETLNFLIFKGASSP encoded by the exons ATGTTGGAAGGAAAAGCACTAATAGAAGACACAGACATGCCTTTGAAGATGCAAATCCAAGCCATGGCTTCTGCTTCTCAGGCCTTGGACCTCTACGATGTCCTGGATTGCAAATCCGTTGCTTCCCACATCAAAAAG GAGTTTGACCTGAGATATGGAGGTGGATGGCAATGTGTGGTGGGATCAAATTTTGGCTGTTTTTTCACTCATTCTAAAGGGACTTTCATCTACTTTACACTGGAGACGCTCAATTTCCTAATCTTCAAAGGAGCTTCTTCTCCCTGA
- the LOC118038103 gene encoding glyoxylate/hydroxypyruvate/pyruvate reductase 2KGR, which yields MESIGVLMTCPPPDPYLVEQLEKRFTLFKFHSIPDKAHFLNSNKASIRAVVGNASAGADAQLIHQLPNLEIVSSFSVGLDKIDLAKCRERGIRVTNTPDVLTDDVADLAIGLMLAVLRRLCQSDRYVRSGQWKRGDFKLTTKFTGKSVGIIGLGRIGLAIAKRAEAFSCPISYHTRTEKSDVKYKYYPSVVELAANCQILVVACALTEETRHIINREVINALGPKGVLINIGRGPHVDEPELVSALVEGRLGGAGLDVFQDEPNVPEELFGLENVVLLPHVGSGTMETRKEMADLVVGNLEAHFLNKPLLTPVL from the exons ATGGAGTCCATAGGTGTCCTGATGACCTGCCCACCACCTGATCCTTACCTCGTCGAACAACTTGAGAAACGCTTCACTCTTTTCAAATTCCATTCCATTCCTGACAAAGCTCACTTCCTCAATTCCAACAAAGCCTCCATCCGCGCGGTCGTTGGCAACGCCAGTGCAGGCGCAGACGCACAGCTCATCCACCAGTTGCCCAACCTCGAAATCGTGTCCAGTTTCAGTGTTGGACTCGACAAGATTGACCTGGCCAAGTGTAGAGAGAGAGGTATCAGGGTCACTAATACCCCTGATGTTTTGACTGATGATGTTGCTGATTTGGCTATTGGGTTGATGTTGGCTGTCTTGAGGAGGCTTTGTCAGAGTGATCGCTATGTTAGGAGTGGTCAGTGGAAAAGGGGTGATTTCAAGTTGACCACTAAG TTTACTGGGAAGTCAGTTGGTATTATTGGGTTGGGCAGGATTGGCCTGGCAATTGCCAAGAGAGCTGAAGCATTTAGTTGCCCAATTAGTTACCACACTAGAACAGAGAAATCAGATGTAAAATACAAGTACTATCCTAGTGTTGTTGAGTTGGCTGCCAACTGTCAAATTCTCGTTGTTGCATGTGCATTAACTGAAGAAACTCGCCACATTATCAATCGTGAAGTCATCAATGCATTGGGTCCAAAGGGAGTCCTTATCAATATCGGTAGAGGTCCTCATGTTGACGAACCTGAGCTGGTTTCTGCACTAGTTGAAGGCCGGTTAGGCGGTGCTGGGCTCGACGTGTTTCAAGATGAACCTAATGTACCTGAGGAactctttgggcttgaaaatGTAGTACTCTTGCCTCATGTAGGGAGTGGCACCATGGAAACCAGGAAAGAAATGGCTGACCTCGTTGTTGGCAATTTGGAGGCGCACTTCTTAAACAAACCATTGTTAACTCCCGTGCTTTGA